The following coding sequences are from one Leptolyngbya sp. NIES-3755 window:
- a CDS encoding mercuric reductase (similar to AA sequence:cyanobase_aa:AM1_0141) gives MSILNQPAVQPLDEYNQKLIAQVHPTDWINPTPAPIYDLVVVGAGTAGLVVAAGAAGLNLGLKIALIEKSLMGGDCLNLGCVPSKTLIQSSRVAATIRDAQPFGIRPPESVEVDFAAVMQRVRRIRSEISPHDSANEFRRLGIDVFLGRAAFCDPQTIEVDGTKLRFKKAAITTGARAGHPDIPGLAEAGFLTHETVFSLVDRPTRLAVIGGGPIGCELAQAFQRLGSEVTLFHNKDHLLDREDAEAAHLIEQSFLQDSIDLLLKSTVNRVEQTDTGKVIYYQHQGMTKTIVVDEILIGAGRSPNVEGLNLEAVDVKYNAAGVVVNDYLQTTNPRIYAAGDICMRWKFTHAADAAARMLIRNALFAPFGLGRSKLSSLIMPWVTYTDPEIAHVGLYETDAQNKGIETETIHIPFQEVDRALTDGETNGFVKVLLRRGSDQILGATIVARHAGDMISEVTFAIVRKQGLKALSEVIHPYPTQAQAIKQAADEYYRKTFLKPAIQFVLKLAAKFS, from the coding sequence ATGTCAATTCTGAATCAGCCTGCCGTGCAACCGCTTGATGAATACAATCAAAAATTGATTGCTCAGGTGCATCCCACAGATTGGATCAATCCCACACCCGCACCGATCTATGACCTGGTTGTAGTGGGTGCTGGAACGGCTGGACTGGTCGTAGCGGCTGGAGCGGCTGGATTGAACTTGGGATTGAAAATTGCTTTGATTGAGAAAAGTTTGATGGGCGGTGATTGTCTCAATCTAGGCTGTGTTCCCTCGAAAACATTGATTCAATCATCACGGGTTGCGGCTACGATTCGCGACGCTCAACCTTTTGGCATTCGTCCCCCTGAATCTGTAGAGGTGGATTTTGCGGCGGTGATGCAACGAGTAAGACGGATTCGCTCTGAGATCAGTCCGCATGACTCAGCCAACGAATTTCGTCGCTTGGGGATTGATGTGTTTCTCGGTCGAGCCGCATTTTGTGACCCACAGACGATCGAGGTGGACGGAACCAAACTTCGCTTTAAGAAGGCAGCCATCACCACAGGTGCACGTGCGGGTCATCCTGACATTCCTGGACTTGCTGAGGCTGGCTTTCTCACGCATGAAACGGTTTTCTCGTTGGTCGATCGCCCTACCCGTTTGGCGGTGATTGGAGGGGGTCCGATCGGGTGTGAACTGGCACAGGCATTTCAGCGACTCGGTAGCGAAGTCACGCTATTTCACAACAAAGACCATTTGCTCGATCGAGAAGATGCCGAAGCTGCTCACCTAATCGAGCAAAGTTTTTTACAAGATAGTATCGATCTACTTCTGAAAAGCACCGTAAACCGAGTCGAGCAAACCGATACGGGTAAAGTGATTTACTATCAGCATCAGGGCATGACAAAAACGATTGTTGTGGATGAAATTTTAATTGGTGCAGGACGATCGCCAAACGTTGAAGGACTGAACTTAGAAGCGGTGGACGTGAAATACAATGCGGCTGGTGTCGTTGTGAATGATTATCTTCAAACCACAAATCCTCGGATCTATGCAGCGGGTGACATTTGTATGCGATGGAAATTTACTCATGCTGCGGATGCTGCCGCTCGGATGCTGATTCGGAATGCTTTATTTGCTCCATTTGGCTTAGGACGAAGTAAGCTCAGTAGTCTCATCATGCCTTGGGTAACTTACACTGATCCTGAAATCGCTCATGTTGGACTGTATGAAACAGACGCTCAGAACAAGGGAATCGAGACTGAAACGATACACATTCCTTTTCAAGAAGTCGATCGAGCTTTAACCGACGGAGAAACCAATGGTTTTGTGAAAGTTCTACTTCGACGGGGTTCAGATCAGATTTTAGGAGCCACGATCGTAGCGCGTCATGCAGGCGATATGATTAGCGAAGTCACATTCGCGATCGTCAGAAAACAAGGACTAAAAGCACTCTCTGAAGTCATTCATCCTTATCCAACGCAAGCACAAGCGATTAAACAAGCGGCGGATGAATACTATCGCAAAACATTTCTCAAACCTGCGATTCAATTCGTGTTAAAGCTTGCTGCAAAGTTCAGCTAA
- a CDS encoding hypothetical protein (conserved hypothetical protein;~similar to AA sequence:cyanobase_aa:LBDG_03600) gives MQYRTIANLNLYDSPDLNRLATQAAVGRYLKILSDEPLRVMTCEDDYPGYLDPQDLKYLEKAEEPYQAAVWTEEGIRDRLPEVIAFTQAAMSVPNEYLWGGTVAPNYDCSGLMQAAFASVGIRLPRDAYQQEAFLQPVKVLIPGDLVFFGTPEKATHVGLYLGDNFYIHSSGKEMGRNGIGIDQLSADGDRVSRDYFALYRGAGRAIESYISST, from the coding sequence ATGCAATATCGCACGATCGCGAATCTCAATCTCTACGATTCACCGGATTTAAATCGGTTGGCAACGCAAGCGGCTGTGGGTCGCTATTTGAAGATTTTGTCTGATGAGCCGCTTCGGGTAATGACCTGTGAAGATGATTATCCGGGCTATCTTGATCCGCAGGATTTGAAGTATTTGGAAAAGGCTGAAGAGCCGTATCAGGCAGCGGTTTGGACAGAGGAAGGAATTCGCGATCGTCTTCCTGAAGTGATTGCATTTACTCAAGCAGCGATGTCGGTTCCGAATGAGTATCTTTGGGGCGGAACCGTTGCACCAAACTATGATTGTTCGGGATTGATGCAGGCGGCTTTTGCTTCGGTGGGAATTCGATTGCCGCGAGATGCGTATCAGCAAGAAGCATTTTTACAGCCTGTTAAAGTGTTGATTCCGGGTGATTTAGTATTTTTTGGCACTCCTGAAAAGGCGACTCATGTTGGGCTTTATCTAGGTGATAATTTTTACATTCATAGTTCTGGAAAGGAAATGGGACGGAATGGCATTGGAATTGATCAGCTTTCGGCAGACGGCGATCGAGTGAGCCGAGACTATTTTGCGCTGTATCGAGGAGCGGGAAGAGCGATCGAGAGCTATATTTCCTCTACGTAG
- a CDS encoding hypothetical protein (similar to AA sequence:cyanobase_aa:gll2718): MFYRGELGEFYVQNAQPSPVMNAFILFVYQWHMPLFFLISGAGTWFALSHRSVKQYVQERGQRLFIPFVFGTLVLVPPQVYLRLLNRASYDRSYWQFYPQFFNGVRPYGNFEWGHLWFLIYLFTFSMLALPVLIALRDAPLRSKFANWIEKPGVILLMALPLAVIEGSLRPHWLGFQNLYDDWANVCLYLLYFIYGYLICSDARFGSAIDKHLGIATTLAIVCMTVLLSLWQTDLIPDRAYSVNYVLYQCFRGCNSWFWVLMLLGLGRKFLNINSRLLSYANEAAYPVYLLHQTVLVTISFYVVRWNVGVMTKFWAISTATVVITIALYELFVRRFNLVRFLFGLKPVMRQSNQETSIATASDSSQS, encoded by the coding sequence GTGTTTTATCGAGGAGAGCTAGGAGAGTTTTATGTCCAAAATGCTCAACCTAGCCCAGTGATGAATGCTTTCATATTGTTCGTCTATCAGTGGCACATGCCGCTCTTTTTTCTGATCTCTGGTGCGGGAACTTGGTTCGCACTGTCGCATCGATCCGTTAAGCAGTATGTTCAGGAACGCGGACAACGTTTATTCATTCCGTTTGTGTTCGGAACGCTCGTTCTAGTTCCACCCCAGGTGTACTTACGGCTATTGAATCGTGCAAGTTACGATCGCTCTTACTGGCAGTTCTATCCTCAGTTTTTCAATGGCGTTCGTCCATACGGGAACTTTGAATGGGGACATCTTTGGTTTCTCATTTATCTGTTCACGTTTTCAATGCTGGCACTTCCGGTATTAATCGCGCTACGAGATGCACCACTACGATCGAAGTTCGCAAATTGGATCGAGAAGCCGGGTGTCATCTTGCTGATGGCATTACCACTCGCTGTCATCGAAGGAAGTTTGCGACCTCATTGGCTTGGGTTTCAAAACCTGTACGACGACTGGGCAAATGTTTGCTTGTACCTGCTGTATTTTATCTATGGCTATTTAATCTGTTCAGATGCTCGGTTTGGAAGCGCGATCGACAAACATTTAGGGATTGCGACAACATTAGCGATCGTCTGTATGACTGTGTTGCTTAGTCTGTGGCAGACCGATTTGATTCCCGATCGCGCTTACTCAGTCAACTATGTTTTATATCAATGTTTTCGAGGCTGCAATAGTTGGTTCTGGGTATTGATGCTCTTAGGACTGGGACGGAAATTTTTGAATATCAACAGTCGTCTATTGTCTTATGCGAACGAAGCAGCTTACCCGGTTTACTTGCTTCATCAAACAGTTTTGGTAACGATTTCATTCTATGTAGTTCGTTGGAATGTGGGAGTCATGACAAAATTCTGGGCGATTAGTACCGCTACAGTTGTGATTACGATCGCGCTTTACGAACTGTTCGTCCGAAGGTTCAATCTTGTACGATTCCTATTTGGGCTGAAGCCAGTCATGAGGCAGTCGAACCAAGAAACCTCGATCGCAACTGCCTCAGATTCAAGCCAATCTTAG
- a CDS encoding hypothetical protein (hypothetical protein N9414_05884;~similar to AA sequence:cyanobase_aa:LBDG_14050), translating to MMETMVRQQYNQMATVYDRLWSRYILRSLSFLRDWAQLAPTSTVLDVACGTGTFESLVLAEQPDQSIVGIDLSEKMLEVAQKKCRNYPNVSFEQASVTALPFDDRSFDVVVSASALHYFEDPIAALLEMKRVLKPEGELIILDWCKDDWLCQIYDFALKRFDRAHQQCYTQHEFHELLSRTGFHIDRSTRFRTGWAWELMIATAKPIDRI from the coding sequence ATGATGGAAACAATGGTGCGTCAACAGTATAACCAAATGGCAACCGTGTACGATCGCCTCTGGAGCCGTTATATTCTCAGATCTTTATCGTTTCTGAGAGACTGGGCGCAGCTTGCTCCAACGAGCACTGTATTAGATGTGGCTTGTGGGACGGGAACCTTTGAAAGTTTAGTTCTAGCAGAACAGCCAGATCAATCGATCGTTGGAATTGATCTATCGGAGAAAATGCTAGAAGTTGCTCAAAAGAAATGTCGTAACTATCCGAATGTTTCGTTTGAACAAGCTTCTGTGACCGCATTACCGTTTGACGATCGCAGTTTTGATGTGGTTGTCTCAGCGAGTGCGCTTCACTACTTTGAAGATCCGATCGCAGCTTTACTAGAAATGAAGCGGGTCCTGAAGCCTGAAGGGGAGCTAATAATTCTTGATTGGTGTAAAGATGATTGGCTGTGTCAGATCTACGATTTTGCTCTGAAGCGATTCGATCGAGCGCATCAACAGTGTTATACACAGCATGAATTTCACGAGCTTCTGAGCAGAACAGGCTTTCATATTGATCGATCGACTCGATTTCGCACGGGTTGGGCATGGGAATTAATGATCGCGACTGCAAAGCCTATCGATAGAATTTAA
- a CDS encoding vitamin K epoxide reductase (similar to AA sequence:cyanobase_aa:PCC7424_0633), which yields MEPRQLSEELRKGQNPDLSRRRLIMGLSFVGATMAEAVSAYQVGMIDKLPDPPIPGIDSSKVDASDFAYSVFDTPDGLMMLVNYSITALLAGAGGANRATQAPFLPIAMAGKTLIDSIVALGLARIEWRDNEALCAYCQVATLCSIASFVLAIPEANTAFQHLMGKRDPGTI from the coding sequence ATGGAACCAAGACAACTGAGTGAGGAACTGCGGAAAGGTCAGAATCCTGATCTATCCCGTCGCCGATTGATTATGGGACTGTCTTTTGTTGGCGCAACAATGGCGGAAGCCGTTTCTGCTTATCAAGTTGGCATGATCGACAAACTTCCTGATCCGCCTATTCCCGGAATTGATTCAAGCAAAGTCGATGCGTCCGATTTTGCCTACAGCGTATTCGATACACCGGATGGATTGATGATGCTGGTTAACTATTCGATTACAGCATTGCTGGCTGGAGCAGGCGGAGCAAATCGAGCGACACAAGCGCCATTCTTACCGATCGCAATGGCAGGAAAAACGCTGATTGATTCGATCGTGGCATTGGGACTGGCGCGAATCGAGTGGCGGGATAATGAGGCACTGTGCGCCTATTGCCAAGTTGCGACACTTTGTTCGATCGCATCGTTTGTTTTAGCAATTCCCGAAGCAAATACCGCGTTTCAACATCTGATGGGCAAGCGCGATCCAGGAACGATCTAA
- a CDS encoding transglycosylase-associated protein (similar to AA sequence:cyanobase_aa:asr3089), whose amino-acid sequence MNILAWAVLGIVAGAIAKLIYPGRQGGGIFSTMILGIIGSFLGGSLFSLLTQGTISLSAAGFSLPGLVVAVLGAMIAIFLWGLVTRSAA is encoded by the coding sequence ATGAATATTCTTGCATGGGCTGTACTTGGAATTGTGGCAGGCGCGATCGCAAAACTGATCTATCCTGGACGGCAAGGTGGCGGCATCTTCAGCACGATGATCTTAGGCATCATCGGTTCATTCTTGGGAGGTAGCTTATTCTCTCTGCTGACTCAGGGAACGATTAGTTTATCCGCTGCTGGATTCAGTTTGCCCGGATTAGTCGTGGCTGTACTTGGAGCGATGATTGCTATCTTCTTGTGGGGACTCGTCACCCGTAGCGCTGCCTAA
- a CDS encoding hypothetical protein (similar to AA sequence:cyanobase_aa:LBDG_16570): MRYLGQHVEITEQDAGWIGIWWHEGGMIQLGFFSNAPDAWQAVTELIQRDLAVRCLLGVIDEWRDREKIDDVEYALGVNSLVEFVLA, translated from the coding sequence ATGAGATACCTTGGACAGCACGTTGAAATTACCGAACAAGATGCAGGCTGGATTGGAATTTGGTGGCACGAAGGTGGCATGATTCAGCTTGGCTTTTTCTCGAATGCGCCTGATGCTTGGCAAGCTGTGACTGAATTAATTCAGCGCGATTTAGCGGTTCGTTGCTTGTTGGGGGTGATTGATGAATGGCGCGATCGCGAAAAAATTGATGATGTCGAATACGCTTTGGGTGTGAACTCTCTAGTCGAATTTGTTCTAGCATAA
- a CDS encoding hypothetical protein (similar to AA sequence:cyanobase_aa:alr2408) has protein sequence MQVSIVIPTLNEASSLGRTLRQLAVLEPSAIEVLVVDGGSEDETVSIAQAAGATVIQCDRRGRSVQMNCGAKSAIGDVVCFLHADTSVPDDLVAVIEQTLIDSAIVCGGFVSLMAGAQNTRWGISLHNYLKTYYAPLLFRPHLFLRGLRLLFGDQVIFCRRSEFWECGGFDERLPIMEDGDLCLRLVQKGRIRQVNRVVQSSDRRVAKWGAWKATAIYLYVGILWGVGVSADYLKKFYEDIR, from the coding sequence ATGCAAGTCTCGATCGTCATTCCCACATTGAACGAAGCGAGTAGTCTTGGACGCACATTACGGCAGCTTGCAGTGCTGGAACCATCAGCGATCGAAGTGCTTGTTGTCGATGGAGGGAGTGAAGATGAAACGGTCTCAATTGCACAAGCGGCTGGAGCAACCGTAATTCAGTGCGATCGTCGAGGGCGGTCAGTGCAGATGAATTGTGGGGCAAAATCAGCGATCGGCGATGTTGTTTGTTTTTTACATGCGGATACCAGTGTTCCTGATGATTTGGTTGCCGTGATTGAGCAAACACTTATTGATTCAGCGATCGTTTGTGGTGGCTTTGTCTCTCTGATGGCTGGGGCACAGAACACACGCTGGGGAATTTCACTGCACAATTACTTAAAAACCTACTACGCTCCTCTGCTGTTTAGACCACATTTGTTCTTACGAGGATTGCGTCTGCTCTTTGGTGATCAAGTGATATTTTGTCGCCGTTCTGAGTTTTGGGAGTGTGGTGGGTTTGATGAGCGGCTTCCGATTATGGAAGATGGAGATTTATGTTTGCGGCTGGTGCAAAAAGGGCGAATTCGACAGGTCAATCGAGTGGTACAATCCTCCGATCGACGAGTTGCCAAATGGGGAGCTTGGAAAGCAACGGCGATTTATCTCTATGTTGGAATTTTATGGGGAGTGGGAGTCTCTGCGGACTATCTTAAAAAGTTCTACGAGGATATTCGTTAG
- a CDS encoding hypothetical protein (conserved hypothetical protein;~similar to AA sequence:cyanobase_aa:LBDG_03610), with amino-acid sequence MTFFHKDERLETLGDRVLQATWAQFPSLAANQIALTWIVYDSPVFVNTGGAIRPEEFWQRSPRGFAYRGVENIYPASVVKLFYLVAAHEWLERGMIPSSAELDRALRDMIVDSSNDATGLVVDVLSGTTGGPELPPGPFETWKYQRNIVNRYFQSLNWSEFATINVNQKTWCDGPYGRERAFYGEDFENRNMLTTNAAAKLLHSIVGGVAVTPERSQSMMELMKRSLNPADLEADPENQVVGFIGGGVPQVAKVWSKAGLMSRVRHDAAYVELPDLQPYLLVVFTEGKSHSGNEEILPFVTQQINEAMKEI; translated from the coding sequence ATGACTTTTTTCCACAAAGACGAACGGTTAGAAACCTTGGGCGATCGAGTCTTACAAGCGACTTGGGCACAGTTTCCGAGTCTGGCTGCAAATCAAATTGCATTGACCTGGATTGTGTATGACTCGCCCGTGTTCGTCAATACTGGCGGAGCCATTCGCCCCGAAGAATTTTGGCAGCGATCGCCCAGAGGATTCGCTTATCGCGGCGTTGAAAATATTTACCCCGCCAGTGTGGTCAAGTTATTTTATCTAGTTGCGGCACACGAATGGTTAGAACGCGGCATGATTCCATCCTCTGCCGAACTTGATCGAGCACTGCGCGATATGATTGTCGATTCGAGCAATGATGCGACTGGGCTGGTGGTGGACGTTCTTAGCGGTACGACAGGCGGACCTGAACTGCCACCCGGACCGTTTGAAACTTGGAAATATCAGCGCAATATCGTGAATCGCTATTTTCAATCGTTGAATTGGTCAGAGTTCGCAACGATTAACGTGAATCAAAAAACTTGGTGTGATGGTCCGTATGGGCGAGAACGCGCTTTCTATGGGGAAGATTTCGAGAATCGGAACATGCTCACTACGAATGCAGCCGCGAAACTACTTCACAGTATTGTGGGTGGCGTGGCGGTCACACCGGAGCGATCGCAGTCGATGATGGAACTGATGAAGCGATCGCTAAATCCCGCAGACCTCGAAGCTGATCCCGAAAATCAAGTCGTGGGCTTTATCGGGGGCGGTGTTCCTCAAGTTGCGAAAGTTTGGTCAAAAGCAGGCTTAATGAGCCGAGTCCGCCACGATGCCGCGTACGTTGAACTGCCCGATTTGCAGCCCTATCTGCTCGTCGTCTTCACCGAAGGCAAATCCCACAGTGGCAACGAAGAAATTTTGCCCTTTGTCACTCAGCAGATTAACGAAGCCATGAAAGAAATTTAA
- a CDS encoding hypothetical protein (similar to AA sequence:cyanobase_aa:cce_4705) yields MSDSAKDEVRDRLGNIDQIRDIIFGSQIRDYDNRLSKIESDLLLIQQDGRDRLEQVKSILESEIRTVVEALEKKLKSYQALNQEECADLRQQSDRLNKKFVNTIQSLDESVHRQFSSVRTEISETKTKLREDVNALRDLVLEELDRRFSSLQDAKVSRDDIAETLFELGMRIKGTEFIPALKEVGENNVENVDPLPLLATRKHIEEIHHR; encoded by the coding sequence ATGAGTGATAGTGCGAAAGACGAGGTGCGCGATCGCCTGGGCAACATTGATCAGATTAGAGATATTATTTTTGGGTCTCAGATTCGGGACTATGACAACCGATTGAGCAAAATTGAGTCGGATTTGTTGCTGATTCAACAGGATGGACGCGATCGACTGGAACAAGTGAAGTCGATTTTGGAAAGTGAGATCCGAACTGTTGTGGAAGCGCTTGAGAAGAAACTGAAATCGTATCAAGCACTGAATCAGGAAGAATGTGCAGATTTGCGGCAACAAAGCGATCGATTGAATAAGAAGTTTGTCAACACCATTCAATCGCTGGATGAGTCGGTACATCGTCAGTTTAGTTCGGTGCGTACAGAAATTTCTGAGACGAAAACCAAGCTGCGTGAGGATGTGAATGCGCTGCGGGATTTGGTGTTAGAAGAACTCGATCGACGATTTTCTAGCTTGCAAGATGCGAAAGTGTCGCGGGATGACATTGCTGAAACATTGTTTGAACTGGGAATGCGAATTAAAGGAACAGAGTTTATTCCTGCATTGAAAGAAGTTGGGGAAAACAATGTGGAAAATGTTGATCCGCTACCTCTGTTAGCTACTCGCAAGCACATTGAAGAGATTCATCACAGATAG
- a CDS encoding cyanophycin synthetase (similar to AA sequence:cyanobase_aa:LBDG_16220), whose protein sequence is MKILKVQTLRGPNYWSIRRHKVVLMRLDLEELAETPSNLIPGFYEGLVELLPSLVDHFCSPGYRGGFLERMREGTMMGHIIEHVALELQELSGMPVGFGRTRETAEPGIYQVAIEYIHEKAGRYAARAAVRICQTIVETGHYPKDELQQDLKDLLDIAAECSLGPSTETLVKEAESRNIPWMELGARSMIQLGFGVHQKRIQATLSNHTGILGVELASDKEGTKQMLRSAGVPVPRGTVINYLDELEDAIEEVGGYPIVVKPLNGNHGRGITINITSWQQAEAAYDAAKEVSRSVIIERFYQGRDHRVLVVNGKVVAVAERVPAHVVGNGRSTIQALIDETNRDPRRGTGHDNVLTKIEVDRTSWELLEQKGYDLETVLPEGEICYLRATANLSTGGIAIDRTDVIHPENIWLAQRVVKIIGLDIAGIDVVTDDITKPLREMDGVIVEVNAAPGFRMHVSPSEGIPRNVAEPVIDMLFPQRSNGRIPIIAITGTNGKTTTTRLIAHLFKQTNQVVGYTTTDGTYIGEYLVEPGDNTGPQSAQLILQDPTVEVAVLESARGGILRSGLAFNACDVGVVLNVAADHLGLGDINSIEEMARVKSVVAESALPKGYVVLNADDPLVSAMASRATAQIAYFSMNPENELIRSHTQRGGLAAVYENGYLSILKGDWTLRIEQAIHVPLTLGGRAPFMIANALAASLAAFAQGIRIEDIRAALMTFQASSKQTPGRMNLFSLGHFHVLIDYAHNPHSYQALGGFVQNWKEGERIGVVGAPGDRRDEDFVLLGQLSAELFDRIIIKEDDDNRGRDRGNTAAFIEQGLKATKPDARYETILDETTAIQAALDSATPGSLVVILPESVTRAIKIIEERHAVQVMTPVATVSDMNHPRSQLVPSREAIPTS, encoded by the coding sequence ATGAAGATACTCAAAGTTCAAACGTTACGCGGACCCAATTACTGGAGCATTCGTCGCCACAAAGTTGTTTTAATGCGCCTGGATTTGGAGGAACTGGCTGAGACTCCTTCTAATTTGATTCCTGGGTTTTATGAGGGTTTGGTCGAGTTGTTGCCTTCGTTGGTGGATCATTTTTGCTCTCCGGGCTACCGGGGCGGCTTTCTGGAACGGATGCGCGAAGGCACAATGATGGGGCATATCATCGAACATGTGGCGTTAGAGCTTCAAGAACTCTCAGGAATGCCGGTGGGATTTGGGCGGACTCGTGAAACGGCTGAACCAGGGATTTACCAAGTCGCGATCGAGTACATCCACGAAAAGGCGGGACGGTATGCTGCTAGAGCCGCTGTGAGAATTTGCCAAACGATCGTTGAAACTGGACATTATCCGAAAGACGAGCTACAGCAAGATTTGAAAGATCTGCTCGATATTGCAGCGGAATGCTCGTTAGGTCCAAGTACAGAGACATTAGTAAAAGAAGCTGAATCGCGGAATATTCCTTGGATGGAATTGGGAGCGCGATCGATGATCCAACTCGGTTTTGGTGTGCATCAAAAGCGGATTCAAGCCACTTTAAGTAACCACACTGGAATTCTCGGCGTTGAGCTTGCTTCGGATAAAGAAGGCACAAAACAAATGCTGCGATCGGCAGGTGTGCCTGTTCCTCGTGGGACGGTAATTAACTATCTCGATGAATTGGAAGATGCGATCGAGGAAGTGGGTGGCTATCCGATTGTGGTCAAACCGCTGAATGGCAATCATGGTCGTGGGATCACGATTAATATTACGAGTTGGCAACAAGCAGAAGCAGCTTACGATGCCGCGAAAGAAGTTTCTCGATCGGTGATTATTGAGCGGTTCTATCAAGGACGTGATCATCGAGTTTTAGTCGTGAATGGAAAAGTCGTTGCGGTGGCTGAACGGGTTCCGGCTCACGTGGTTGGAAATGGTCGATCGACGATTCAAGCGTTAATCGATGAAACGAACCGTGATCCGCGTCGAGGAACAGGACACGATAATGTTTTGACGAAAATTGAAGTCGATCGAACTTCTTGGGAGTTGTTAGAGCAAAAAGGATATGACTTAGAAACGGTGTTGCCTGAAGGTGAAATCTGTTATCTCAGAGCCACAGCGAACTTAAGTACGGGGGGAATTGCTATCGATCGAACCGATGTGATTCACCCTGAAAATATTTGGCTCGCTCAGCGAGTGGTAAAAATCATTGGTCTAGACATTGCTGGAATTGATGTCGTGACGGATGACATTACGAAGCCATTACGTGAAATGGATGGCGTAATCGTTGAAGTGAATGCCGCTCCTGGCTTTAGAATGCACGTTTCACCGAGTGAAGGAATTCCTCGCAATGTTGCAGAACCCGTGATCGATATGTTGTTTCCACAGCGGAGCAACGGACGAATTCCGATCATCGCGATTACTGGCACCAATGGAAAAACAACGACCACTCGTTTAATTGCTCATTTGTTTAAGCAAACAAACCAAGTCGTCGGTTACACCACTACAGATGGAACTTACATTGGTGAATATCTCGTTGAACCCGGAGATAATACGGGACCTCAAAGTGCACAATTAATTCTGCAAGATCCAACGGTTGAAGTCGCAGTGCTGGAAAGTGCGAGAGGTGGAATTCTACGATCGGGCTTAGCCTTCAATGCTTGTGATGTGGGCGTAGTGCTCAACGTTGCAGCAGATCACTTAGGACTGGGTGACATTAACTCGATCGAAGAAATGGCGCGAGTCAAAAGCGTTGTTGCTGAATCGGCACTCCCCAAAGGCTATGTCGTCTTAAATGCTGATGATCCCTTAGTCTCTGCAATGGCAAGTCGAGCTACGGCGCAGATTGCTTATTTTTCGATGAATCCAGAGAATGAACTGATTCGATCGCATACTCAGCGCGGTGGATTAGCAGCCGTTTACGAGAATGGCTATCTCTCGATTCTCAAAGGAGATTGGACCTTGAGAATTGAACAAGCAATCCATGTTCCACTGACATTAGGTGGACGTGCACCCTTTATGATTGCAAATGCTCTCGCAGCAAGTTTGGCGGCATTTGCTCAAGGCATTCGGATCGAAGATATTCGGGCGGCATTGATGACTTTCCAAGCGTCGAGCAAACAAACACCGGGACGGATGAATCTATTCAGCCTTGGACATTTCCATGTGTTGATCGATTACGCACACAACCCGCATAGCTATCAAGCCCTCGGTGGATTTGTGCAGAACTGGAAAGAAGGAGAGCGCATCGGTGTGGTGGGTGCACCGGGCGATCGACGCGATGAAGACTTTGTGCTGTTGGGACAACTCTCAGCCGAATTGTTCGATCGCATCATTATCAAAGAAGACGATGACAACCGAGGACGCGATCGCGGAAATACGGCTGCCTTTATCGAGCAAGGACTCAAAGCAACGAAACCGGATGCTCGATATGAAACGATTCTGGATGAAACGACTGCCATTCAAGCTGCATTAGATAGTGCAACCCCTGGAAGTTTAGTGGTGATTCTGCCTGAAAGTGTGACGAGAGCGATCAAGATCATCGAAGAGCGTCATGCAGTCCAGGTCATGACTCCGGTAGCAACGGTGAGTGATATGAATCATCCGCGATCGCAACTTGTGCCCTCCCGTGAGGCAATTCCAACTTCCTAA